In Leptospira stimsonii, one DNA window encodes the following:
- a CDS encoding VOC family protein: protein MATAKKKTSSKKPKTGGTKIEFVSAPSHTITPFLMFNANTEEAAKFYVSIFKKSKIIQASPMRAEFILNGQKFYAYNGGPEFQFNWGVSFMISLETQKEVDYYWNALLADGGKESMCGWLQDKYGLWWQVTPKILIQLISHKDPSKAERAMQAMLKMQKIDIAALQLAVR, encoded by the coding sequence CAAAAAAGCCAAAAACCGGCGGTACAAAAATCGAGTTCGTGAGCGCTCCGTCTCACACAATCACACCGTTTCTCATGTTCAACGCGAATACCGAAGAAGCCGCGAAATTCTATGTTTCGATCTTTAAGAAATCCAAAATCATCCAGGCGAGTCCGATGCGCGCGGAATTCATCCTGAACGGCCAAAAATTTTACGCTTACAATGGAGGGCCTGAATTTCAGTTCAATTGGGGTGTCTCCTTCATGATCAGCCTAGAGACGCAAAAAGAAGTCGATTATTATTGGAACGCACTTCTCGCAGACGGAGGTAAAGAAAGTATGTGCGGTTGGCTTCAAGACAAATACGGCTTATGGTGGCAAGTGACTCCAAAAATTCTCATCCAACTCATTTCTCATAAAGATCCGTCGAAGGCGGAACGAGCTATGCAAGCGATGTTGAAAATGCAGAAAATTGATATAGCGGCGCTCCAGCTTGCAGTTCGTTAA
- a CDS encoding pectin acetylesterase-family hydrolase: MNQKILWTMAICLVFTSGACKNNDDKDEDKKILGLVVANFLYNPYEKITPTAGTITVSGASYTNRAFNPSCTGAEGNTTFSLYRKKVMASNKKLLINFMGGGACWSGYNCFGTNTTTYFNSLNAVPDLFVKVAFQGVMNSGNASNPFKDYDVVFIPYCTGDLHFGSKDMTYTNPNNGTATVVKHRGYDNVLATLKFIQTEYPGVENVFVTGQSAGGYGALLNYPIVRETVRGLNASVKVNMLADASNGIVPAGFFANLSTQWGADPNIPTWVTGIAANYLTAGGPSIQDFFTKVSTFYATDKTGQYAALFDGNQRFFYKVMNIINAAPTYSDAKTTDPYDSSKTYSALFGDSDGSSVPDGTPASTDGATCGWSQQAVTSMNGISGGATNYSYYIAPGDVHTITTSEDMYGVSAGGTNFVTWLTTLASGIKPGNAKCSNNGGNCVNSNFNKSRINVALGVATSDQSYGNAKDLLTTCGTITGL; encoded by the coding sequence ATGAATCAAAAGATTCTATGGACCATGGCAATTTGTCTTGTTTTCACTTCCGGTGCATGCAAGAATAACGACGATAAGGATGAAGATAAGAAAATCTTAGGTTTGGTTGTAGCAAACTTTCTCTACAACCCTTACGAAAAGATCACACCGACTGCGGGAACGATTACGGTTTCCGGCGCCAGTTATACGAACCGAGCCTTCAATCCTTCTTGCACGGGAGCCGAAGGAAACACAACGTTCTCTTTATATAGAAAAAAAGTAATGGCCTCGAATAAGAAGCTCCTCATCAACTTTATGGGTGGAGGGGCATGTTGGAGCGGATACAATTGTTTCGGTACCAATACCACGACTTACTTCAATTCTCTCAATGCGGTACCGGATCTCTTCGTAAAGGTTGCATTCCAGGGAGTGATGAACTCCGGAAACGCGTCCAATCCCTTCAAAGATTACGACGTCGTTTTCATCCCGTATTGTACGGGAGATTTGCATTTCGGCTCTAAAGATATGACTTACACGAATCCGAATAACGGCACCGCTACGGTGGTCAAACACCGGGGATACGATAACGTCCTAGCTACGTTAAAATTTATTCAGACCGAATATCCAGGAGTGGAGAATGTCTTCGTGACCGGTCAGAGCGCGGGAGGATACGGTGCGCTCCTAAATTACCCGATCGTAAGAGAAACGGTAAGAGGTCTCAACGCATCAGTAAAAGTGAATATGCTCGCCGACGCATCCAACGGAATCGTCCCCGCGGGATTCTTCGCAAACCTAAGCACACAATGGGGAGCCGATCCGAATATCCCGACATGGGTAACAGGAATCGCGGCGAATTATCTCACGGCGGGAGGTCCATCCATCCAGGATTTTTTCACGAAAGTTTCCACGTTCTATGCGACGGACAAGACAGGACAGTATGCGGCCTTGTTTGACGGGAATCAGAGGTTCTTCTATAAGGTGATGAACATCATCAACGCGGCGCCGACCTACTCGGATGCAAAGACGACGGATCCATATGATTCTTCCAAAACCTACTCGGCGTTATTCGGAGATTCGGACGGAAGTTCGGTTCCGGACGGAACTCCGGCTTCGACGGATGGAGCGACCTGCGGTTGGTCACAACAAGCAGTCACATCGATGAACGGTATCTCCGGAGGTGCGACCAACTATTCCTACTATATCGCTCCCGGTGACGTTCATACGATCACGACTTCGGAAGACATGTATGGAGTGAGCGCGGGAGGAACCAATTTTGTAACCTGGCTTACTACCCTTGCCTCAGGAATCAAACCTGGAAATGCGAAATGTTCGAATAACGGAGGCAATTGTGTAAACTCCAACTTCAACAAAAGTAGAATCAATGTCGCACTCGGAGTGGCGACTTCGGATCAATCCTACGGAAACGCAAAAGATCTCCTTACAACTTGTGGAACGATCACTGGTCTCTAA
- a CDS encoding putative Ig domain-containing protein, whose amino-acid sequence MINNTISNKDLTVKKTFLLFLLLSLALGSCDDGKKKEDDTTPILIQLLELYQSQIAQQCPANISLVSASLNGQVGTAINSSRIYYTAPGLTNDSTITANKNCKFSNFTATSALPAGLTFSARSDSFSGSIVGTPTAQGAFTVNYAVTITPNNSTPYTITGSTTVNIFAAGSLTCSNVGAGGGCGNPSLPFSCTNSTFCYNTLSSCKAASECGY is encoded by the coding sequence ATGATAAATAATACGATTTCAAATAAGGATCTTACGGTGAAAAAAACTTTTCTATTGTTTTTACTTTTATCTTTGGCTCTCGGCTCTTGTGATGATGGAAAGAAAAAAGAAGATGATACTACTCCTATATTAATTCAATTACTCGAATTGTATCAGTCTCAAATCGCACAACAATGTCCGGCAAATATTTCTCTGGTTTCTGCCTCGTTAAATGGGCAGGTTGGAACCGCGATAAATTCTTCGAGAATTTATTATACAGCTCCTGGATTAACTAACGATTCCACAATCACTGCTAATAAGAATTGCAAGTTTAGCAATTTCACGGCAACCTCCGCACTGCCAGCTGGTTTAACTTTTTCAGCTCGGTCTGATTCCTTTAGCGGCTCAATCGTTGGTACCCCTACTGCGCAGGGTGCGTTTACGGTTAATTATGCCGTTACGATTACACCAAATAATTCAACCCCTTATACGATCACGGGGTCAACAACTGTTAATATTTTCGCGGCAGGATCGCTCACCTGTAGCAATGTAGGTGCTGGCGGTGGATGCGGGAATCCAAGTCTCCCATTCAGTTGTACGAATTCAACATTTTGCTACAATACACTTTCATCGTGTAAGGCGGCTTCTGAGTGCGGGTATTAA
- a CDS encoding zinc-binding dehydrogenase, with protein MKAAILESGKRNLEIRDIVVPSVGPGQVKVKIKACGICGSDVHLVVHGTLKCKHFPRVPGHESSGVIEEVGENVSRFKKGDRVVIAAGTSCGVCAYCKAGHENLCKELGVFGFDRDGSFAEYNVVEERYLYALPDAIPFDQGAILADAVSTPYHAIRYRGNIVDGDTVAIFGCGGLGIHAVAVARALTNGKVIALDVDKGPLENAAKYGADEVINLKEVRNPGKALKEVSQGVDLLADFSGYMSNVEESLRAMNPGGRIVLVGIGRQPLKFQIPFILIEKMISVSGSYGSDRRAIPELIDLYLKGKINLTHSITSHHPLEDLNECLEALDERKGNPIRFIIEPS; from the coding sequence ATGAAAGCCGCAATCTTAGAATCCGGAAAACGAAACTTAGAGATCCGAGACATCGTGGTCCCGAGCGTGGGGCCGGGGCAAGTAAAAGTAAAAATCAAAGCGTGCGGAATCTGCGGCTCCGACGTTCATCTCGTCGTGCATGGAACGCTTAAGTGCAAACACTTTCCGAGAGTTCCGGGTCATGAATCCTCCGGAGTGATCGAAGAAGTGGGTGAGAATGTAAGTCGCTTTAAAAAAGGAGACCGAGTTGTGATCGCGGCAGGAACTTCCTGCGGTGTTTGCGCTTATTGCAAAGCGGGACATGAAAATCTTTGTAAAGAATTGGGGGTATTCGGCTTTGACCGGGATGGAAGTTTCGCCGAATACAACGTAGTCGAGGAGCGTTATCTTTATGCGTTGCCGGATGCGATTCCCTTCGATCAAGGCGCGATTCTTGCGGATGCTGTCTCCACTCCCTATCACGCGATTCGATATCGGGGGAATATCGTAGACGGAGATACGGTTGCCATTTTCGGATGCGGCGGTTTGGGAATTCACGCGGTCGCTGTGGCAAGGGCACTTACGAATGGAAAAGTGATCGCGCTCGACGTCGACAAAGGACCGCTCGAGAACGCCGCGAAATACGGCGCGGACGAAGTGATCAATCTCAAAGAAGTGAGAAATCCGGGAAAGGCATTGAAAGAAGTGAGTCAGGGAGTGGATCTTCTCGCGGACTTTTCCGGTTATATGTCCAATGTCGAAGAATCGTTGCGGGCGATGAATCCCGGTGGAAGAATCGTACTCGTTGGAATCGGAAGACAACCGTTAAAATTTCAAATCCCGTTTATACTCATCGAAAAGATGATATCGGTTTCCGGATCCTACGGTTCGGACAGAAGAGCGATCCCGGAGTTGATCGATTTATATTTGAAAGGAAAGATCAATCTGACACATTCCATCACTTCCCATCATCCATTAGAGGATTTGAATGAATGTCTGGAGGCTTTGGATGAAAGAAAAGGGAATCCGATCCGATTTATCATTGAACCGAGTTAA
- a CDS encoding PaaI family thioesterase: protein MKPETIYREIKASQNGQDWHHKNCFGCGPDNPKGIHASFPFHEESGEVRFPFKIEKSFEGAPGYAHGGVLATLLDEAQGVLCFHLGHFVMTDQLYMRYHKAVPLQEEVEVRCWVTMVRRRRLYTKASIHLSKTGELLVSSKARWYDMSERTMRRMFQGTAFPIDVLLQVLEVNQKRGKEIRKRLKRQKANAELKES from the coding sequence ATGAAACCTGAGACAATCTACCGGGAGATCAAAGCCAGTCAGAACGGTCAAGACTGGCATCATAAAAACTGTTTTGGTTGTGGTCCGGATAATCCGAAAGGAATCCACGCGAGTTTTCCCTTTCACGAAGAAAGTGGAGAAGTTCGATTCCCGTTTAAGATAGAAAAATCGTTCGAAGGCGCGCCCGGTTACGCTCATGGTGGAGTTCTCGCGACTCTTCTGGACGAAGCGCAAGGAGTTCTCTGCTTTCATCTCGGGCATTTCGTTATGACCGATCAATTGTATATGCGTTATCACAAAGCGGTTCCTCTTCAGGAAGAAGTCGAAGTCCGTTGTTGGGTGACGATGGTTCGAAGAAGAAGACTTTATACGAAAGCGAGCATTCATCTTTCCAAAACGGGGGAACTTTTAGTTTCTTCCAAAGCTCGTTGGTACGATATGTCCGAAAGAACGATGCGTAGAATGTTCCAAGGAACCGCCTTCCCCATCGACGTTCTTCTTCAGGTTTTGGAAGTGAACCAGAAGCGAGGGAAAGAAATCCGGAAGCGCCTGAAACGTCAAAAAGCAAACGCCGAACTCAAAGAATCGTAA
- a CDS encoding DMT family transporter produces MAWIYLIVASAFEIGFTTCLKLSENFSKPIWTVGFGISAVLSLVFLNKAIQTIPMGTGYAVWTGLGAVGTVIVGVILHGEPLDFWRGFFLSTLILSVLGLKFLVSES; encoded by the coding sequence ATGGCCTGGATCTATCTCATCGTCGCTTCCGCTTTTGAAATCGGTTTTACTACTTGTCTGAAACTTTCCGAGAATTTTTCAAAGCCTATTTGGACCGTCGGTTTCGGAATTTCGGCGGTCTTGAGTCTCGTATTCTTAAACAAAGCGATTCAAACGATTCCTATGGGAACCGGCTACGCGGTGTGGACAGGATTGGGCGCGGTAGGAACGGTGATCGTCGGGGTTATTCTTCACGGGGAACCTTTGGACTTCTGGAGAGGTTTTTTTCTATCCACATTGATTCTTTCCGTGCTCGGTCTCAAATTCCTCGTCTCGGAATCTTGA
- a CDS encoding glutathione S-transferase family protein — MIELYTASTPNGRKASIMLEELGIPYTVHPIDFGKLEQKEEWFLKINPNGRIPAIIDKDNGDFPVFESGAILLYLAEKTGKLLPKDPKERSVAIQWLMFQMGGVGPMQGQAGVFLKYAPEKIPFAIARYQNETKRLYSVLDRRLGEAKYLGGNELSIADIATWPWVNVHDWVEISLDDFPNLKRWDEELAKRPAFIKGKDIPNKVEYKKDEEELKKKGQAILGK, encoded by the coding sequence TTGATAGAATTATATACGGCGTCGACCCCCAATGGAAGAAAAGCTTCCATCATGTTAGAAGAATTAGGAATTCCTTATACAGTTCACCCGATCGATTTCGGCAAACTGGAACAGAAGGAAGAATGGTTTTTAAAGATCAATCCGAACGGAAGAATCCCGGCGATCATCGATAAAGACAACGGGGACTTTCCTGTTTTTGAATCCGGTGCAATTCTTCTCTACTTGGCTGAAAAGACGGGAAAACTCTTACCAAAAGATCCGAAGGAAAGAAGCGTCGCGATCCAGTGGTTGATGTTTCAAATGGGCGGTGTCGGCCCGATGCAAGGTCAGGCCGGAGTATTCTTAAAATACGCTCCCGAAAAAATTCCTTTTGCGATCGCGAGATATCAAAATGAAACCAAACGTCTTTATTCCGTTCTAGATCGCAGATTAGGCGAGGCGAAATATCTCGGAGGAAACGAACTTTCCATCGCGGACATTGCGACCTGGCCATGGGTAAACGTTCACGACTGGGTTGAAATTTCTTTGGATGACTTTCCGAATCTAAAACGCTGGGATGAGGAATTGGCGAAACGTCCCGCTTTTATTAAAGGAAAAGATATTCCGAATAAAGTGGAATACAAAAAAGACGAGGAAGAACTCAAAAAGAAAGGCCAAGCTATATTAGGAAAATAG